In the genome of Candidatus Phytoplasma solani, the window TTTGTTAAAAAGCGAAAAGCAACAAAACAAAGGATCAGCATTTTTTCAAGATAATTGTTAATTTGAAACAACTCTTTTTTTAATATCAAAGAAGAGTTGTTTTTTAATCACAAATATATATATATATTAATAAAATAATGATATATCAAATCATTTGTCGTTTATGTTCCAATGAAGATATTTTAAAGGCACCCCAAACTCTGCACAAAATTAAGATAAAAAAACAATATTTAAGGTTAGTTTTTAAAAAAGTGTTTAGTTTTATTTAGTATTTTTAATTATATTACAAAAATTTTAATAAAGGATTTTGAATCAACTTGAAAGTAAAAAATAATAATTTCAAAAACTTTAATTATAAAATAAAAACAAAATTTAAAAGGTTTTTTAGTTTGCAACACTCTTTATTTGGTTTCTTTTTGCTAATTGCTATTTTACAAATATGGTATATTAAAAATCAAGGTAAAATCAATAATTTGTGGCATCCTTTAATAACTCCTTTGTTTTTAACTATGGTATTAGGTTTTTGGCTAAATTTTATTGGAAATAAAACTCTTTATTTGAATAAATTGGGAGGTGGATTTTTACTTTGTCTTATTATTCCTTCTTTTTTAGTCCATAAAGACATTATTCCTGAAATATTAGCTCAAAAAATAGAGAAGGATTTTTTTAATAAACCTGATATTAAAGATTATTTGGGTATAAATTTTGCTCAATTTTTTGTTACTATAACTACTATTGGCAGCATTTTAAGTATTGATAAAATTTTATTAAAAAAATCTTTTTGGAAATTTATTCCTTTAACTTTAATTGCTTTATTTTGTAATTTTTTATTAGTTGGAATTGCAGGTGTTTTATTAAGGTATCAAATACCTAAAGGATTTATTTCTCGCGGACGTTTTTTAGATACTATTTTTTACTTTTGTAACCCTTTAACAAGTGGTGGCACCAATCTTGGTGTTAATCGTTTTTCAGAAGAGATTTTTCCTAAATTCTTTGATAAAATAAAGATTACTAGTTCTCAAATAAGAAGTTTTTTGGTAGCTCCTTTGATTTTAACACGTATTTTAGCTATCCTTCTGGGAGGGATTCTTTATAGTTTGTTTGATAAAACAATTTATAGCGGTAACCAAAAATTAGAAATAACAACCAACAAATATATTCCAAAAGTTCCAAAAGAAGGCAATAACAAACAAAAATCATATTTTTGTCCATTAGACTCCAAACAACAATATCAAGACAT includes:
- a CDS encoding 2-hydroxycarboxylate transporter family protein, which produces MQHSLFGFFLLIAILQIWYIKNQGKINNLWHPLITPLFLTMVLGFWLNFIGNKTLYLNKLGGGFLLCLIIPSFLVHKDIIPEILAQKIEKDFFNKPDIKDYLGINFAQFFVTITTIGSILSIDKILLKKSFWKFIPLTLIALFCNFLLVGIAGVLLRYQIPKGFISRGRFLDTIFYFCNPLTSGGTNLGVNRFSEEIFPKFFDKIKITSSQIRSFLVAPLILTRILAILLGGILYSLFDKTIYSGNQKLEITTNKYIPKVPKEGNNKQKSYFCPLDSKQQYQDICNGLLIMFALYNGASIINKILMIYNFSTDLMVYLIVILVIIKIFDFIPYHLEKAIIQSSKFIIINFTPAALVCFGISIKFEQLQSCITDVTILIMVLISLLSVVFVVFLLAKSFGFYPLEASLTAGLCSHSVGSMGNIGIMSISHRMNLLPLANIATRIVGPIVFVMMNIFFKFIISLNP